In Belonocnema kinseyi isolate 2016_QV_RU_SX_M_011 chromosome 4, B_treatae_v1, whole genome shotgun sequence, a single window of DNA contains:
- the LOC117171558 gene encoding apoptotic protease-activating factor 1-like: MERYLKKESGMSTNDAEPFIELPPVPPLSVPREEKVNEFKHNLRNLKPGKHLALHGLKGFGKSCLTVIALKDKELVAELFENQIYWLKFSYTSKKLEEGLIVHENKVNEEILIQLNELAQRIKKSDTLPTPLKSETLKECLLRIIKFHFSQTQNKNSLLILDDVCHKKIVDTFVFGCKTLVITDDLSVVKERRPIKFQLHGGFSLAESLGLFAKVLDIQVDRLPPEAKQIHVECKGMPLLISMFAGQFEEFKEDMSKNRERWQYYLDRLRKKDPKNRAIQERTAIFDMCIEKLKPPELKKMYYELAIFNEDVNIMPKTLEILWGVEPLEVDEYMLIFCHKSLAARRWNEELNSYVYGVHDLLLSHLKMKLNSLKLKEKHRLFIRKNREACRGDFSKLPDDNYIYSYVGHHLEQGRLYHLFPKVYLNLEFVQAKILTVGLSDFLIDIAKYKQYISGKSNEHEIKRANLEQFLKSKINLIIKYSIKNCLDLVQIALMYEKKGFVFDASRQLANKRNSDLYFSNSKHLGNEGVTSLENVSTESTVDSYVEDISALCYTDDPNSLLLASKKGEIILKNVETKKSNYFHGFIGKNIIKLVLSHVGNYFLALTDEGTAKLFCINEEENDNGNNDRSPREKQKIWTGVFTNKHNEDDSLKTFSIEQDDKLSDVAFSQCDKFVAGCTTKNIIHIWKESGEEFQTLKLTPGICLEKISFTSDLQKNILMHVIGNNGVLISYKFCNTSFQYMSHYNPQIKEEDKDSVRIVFFKRMPKEYDSVIIVTEKKAVLIKWSQSSTQIHSYTRKGGTTIEDQNSIFVGATVTYDGQYLITAKSDGHDEVWDIQNNFTRVAIYKVGIQTRSCLDTYWMEEEGYHLFCRNENRLIHKWQLKRIDIPKPLKKPLFNALMKPLGQDDMVVRRTSENRLAIYKGSQIAWRKIAETDIVDGTFKTMIFTSDGSKVIYEVLKDQQQEIFIFDIETQTSMRMKQSGNISKLIKSINNLETGVVVFEERDNLRIWTEKVSNLQVINGPGEVISVHEMAPNEILTVKKKFMIGYWNIWGNEWTRETQNDNLKNSNAISSNVSPGKTYLAVLNENQKELVLYVKIKNHEVTPAQVSINFYEHYSFETNVTCYEFSENEQYLAIGFDDGNISILDIAERKEIQKLSLHCNPVCELHWAPVCIKAPILLSVNADELIWWNVEPVLKQNCRRKSRMGFTGILDNVPSPKSSLRLKNDQSNAVHLSDDTDSNNGTNDIDNLSQKTNGNLKTPKMTDSVEFWNSKVFKEGQPGLLGLVPLPSSTAKVCVSEDFKKFLIINSTEHINILQPFGLSDI, from the exons ATGGAAAGATATTTGAAGAAAGAATCTGGTATGTCAACTAACGACGCTGAACCTTTTATCGAACTTCCTCCAGTACCTCCGCTATCTGTACCTAGAGAAGAAAAG gtaaacgAGTTCAAACATAATTTGCGAAATCTTAAGCCAGGCAAACATCTTGCTCTTCACGGTTTGAAAGGATTTGGAAAATCTTGCCTGACTGTTATTGCACTCAAAGATAAAGAATTAGTAGCAGAATTATTCGAG AATCAAATCTACTGGTTAAAATTTAGCTACACATCTAAAAAGTTGGAAGAAGGTCTCATCGTTCATGAGAATAAAGTCAACGAAGAAATTTTGATTCAGCTCAACGAACTGgctcaaagaataaaaaagtctGACACGCTCCCTACCCCCTTAAAATCTGAAACGTTGAAGGAATGCCTactacgaataataaaattccattttagTCAAACACAGAACAAAAACTCACTCTTGATTCTGGATGATGTTTGCCATAAAAAAATCGTCGATACTTTCGTTTTCGGATGCAAAACATTGGTCATAACCGATGACCTTTCGGTCGTCAAGGAAAGACGTCCAATAAAGTTTCAG CTTCATGGTGGCTTTTCTCTAGCTGAATCTTTAGGCTTATTTGCAAAAGTCTTGGATATACAAGTTGATCGCCTTCCACCAGAAGCCAAGCAGATTCATGTAGAATGCAAAGGCATGCCATTGCTAATTTCAATGTTTGCGGGACAATTCGAGGAATTTAAGGAGGACATGTCTAAAAATCGGGAAAGATGGCAATATTATTTAGATCGTCTGAGAAAGAAGGACCCAAAAAATAG GGCAATTCAAGAACGAACTGCGATTTTCGATATGTGCATCGAAAAGTTGAAGCCACCTGAGCTGAAGAAAATGTACTACGAATTGGCCATCTTTAACGAGGATGTTAACATCATGCCGAAG acTTTAGAAATTCTATGGGGAGTCGAGCCACTTGAAGTCGACGAATACATGCTTATTTTCTGTCACAAATCTCTGGCTGCTCGCAGGTGGAATGAAGAACTTAACAGTTATGTTTATGGTGTGCATGATCTCTTACTGTCCCACTTGAAAATGaagttgaattccttaaaattaaaagagaaacatcgattgtttataagaaaaaacAGAGAAGCCTGTAGGGGTGATTTCAGTAAATTGCCGGATGACAATTATATTTACTCATATGTAGGTCATCATCTCGAGCAAGGAAGATTATATCATCTTTTTCCGAAGGTTTATCTAAATCTTGAATTTGTGCAAGCGAAAATCCTCACGGTAGGATTAAGcgattttttgattgacattgCCAAGTACAAGCAGTACATCTCTGGAAAATCGAACGAACATGAAATAAAGAGAGCAAACCTGGAGCAGTTTCTCAAATCTAAAATTAACCTAATTATAAAATACAGTATTAAAAATTGTCTTGATTTGGTTCAAATCGCTTTAATGTATGAGAAAAAAGGTTTTGTTTTCGATGCGAGTCGTCAACTGGCCAATAAAAGGAATTCGGATCTTTACTTTTCCAACAGTAAACACTTGGGAAATGAAGGAGTGACATCATTGGAAAACGTTTCGACTGAATCGACAGTCGATTCGTATGTTGAAGATATTTCGGCTCTCTGTTACACAGATGATCCAAACTCACTTCTGCTAGCTTCCAAAAAAGGAGAGATTATTCTGAAAAATGTTGAgaccaaaaaatcaaattacttTCATGGTTTTATtggcaaaaatataataaaactggTGCTATCACATGTGGGCAATTATTTTCTAGCTCTGACTGACGAGGGAACAGCAAAACTGTTTTGCATCAACGAGGAGGAGAATGATAATGGAAATAACGATCGTAGTCccagagaaaaacaaaaaatttggactGGGGTTTTTACCAACAAACATAATGAAGATGATAGTCTCAAAACCTTTTCTATTGAGCAGGATGATAAATTATCAGATGTGGCTTTTTCGCAATGTGATAAATTTGTCGCTGGATGTActactaaaaatattatacatatatgGAAAGAAAGCGGGGAGGAATTCCAGACATTAAAACTCACCCCTGGCATTTGCTTGGAAAAGATATCATTTACatctgatttacaaaaaaatattttaatgcacgTTATAGGGAATAACGGTGTCTTGATCAGTTATAAGTTTTGCAATACAAGTTTTCAATATATGTCGCATTATAATCCGCAAATTAAAGAAGAAGACAAAGATAGCGTGAGGATTGTATTCTTTAAAAGAATGCCAAAAGAATATGATTCTGTGATTATAGTCACTGAAAAAAAAGCTGTGCTTATTAAATGGTCTCAATCTTCGACTCAGATTCACAGTTACACCAGAAAGGGAGGAACTACGATTGAAgatcaaaattccatttttgttggagCGACTGTCACTTACGATGGGCAATATTTGATCACTGCGAAGTCTGATGGACACGACGAAGTCTGGGATATACAGAATAATTTTACACGTGTCGCAATTTATAAAGTAGGCATCCAAACAAGAAGTTGTTTGGATACTTACTGGATGGAGGAGGAAGGGTATCATTTG TTTTGCAGAAATGAAAACAGACTAATCCACAAATGGCAGTTAAAGAGGATTGACATACCCAAACCGTTAAA gAAGCCATTGTTTAATGCTCTGATGAAACCGTTAGGTCAAGATGATATGGTGGTTAGGAGAACCTCCGAAAATAGACTAGCGATATATAAAGGAAGCCAGATTGCTTGGAGAAAAATAGCAGAAACAGATATAGTAGATGGCACATTCAAAACCATGATTTTTACTTCAGATGGTTCTAAAGTGATTTATGAAGTTTTGAAGGATCAACAGCAGGAAATATTCATTTTCGATATTGAGACACAAACTTCAATGCGGATGAAGCAGTCGGGGAATATATCGAAGTTGATAAAAAGCATAAACAACCTCGAAACTGGTGTTGTCGTCTTTGAGGAACGTGATAATTTAAGG ATTTGGACAGAAAAAGTATCAAATTTACAAGTAATAAACGGACCAGGTGAGGTGATTTCGGTTCACGAAATGGCCCCAAACGAGATTctgacagtaaaaaaaaaatttatgataggCTACTGGAATATTTGGGGCAACGAATGGACAAGAGAAACTCagaatgacaatttaaaaaattcgaatgcaATTAGCAGCAATGTGAGTCCCGGAAAAACGTATTTAGCCGTCTTGAATGAAAATCAAAAAGAGTTGGTGCtctatgtaaaaataaaaaatcacgaaGTAACCCCAGCACAAGTCTCTATCAATTTTTACGAACATTatagttttgaaacaaatgttaCGTGCTATGAGTTTTCGGAGAATGAGCAGTACTTGGCGATCGGCTTCGACGATGGCAACATTTCa ATTCTGGATATTGCAGAGAGaaaggaaattcaaaaactttctcTTCACTGCAACCCAGTTTGTGAATTGCACTGGGCTCCAGTTTGTATAAAGGCACCAATTTTATTATCGGTCAATGCTGATGAGTTAATTTGGTGGAATGTAGAGCCAGTTTTGAAGCAAAACTGCCGAAGAAAAAGTCGAATGGGCTTCACTGGAATTTTGGATAATGTGCCTAGTCCAAAATCTAGTCTTCGATTGAAAAATGACCAGAGCAATGCAGTACATTTAAGTGACGACACAGATAGTAATAACGGTACTAATGATATTGACAATCTAAGTCAAAAAACAAATGGTAACCTAAAGACACCCAAAATGACTGATAGTGTAGAATTTTGGAATTCCAAGGTATTTAAGGAGGGTCAGCCAGGCCTCTTAGGTTTAGTTCCTTTGCCATCGAGTACAGCAAAAGTCTGCGTGTCCGaggactttaaaaaattcttaattataaacAGTACTGAGCACATCAATATCTTACAGCCATTTGGGCTCTCGGATATTTAG